A region of Dictyostelium discoideum AX4 chromosome 1 chromosome, whole genome shotgun sequence DNA encodes the following proteins:
- the rabT2 gene encoding Rab GTPase yields the protein MKEKTTATTTTTTIPTRNADDDYELIKVLMLGDYKTGKGSVLRRYHYNEFELGVSSIGVDFVIRDYGIVNGKYYKIQIWDANSCERFRSITQAYYRGAHGFMLLYDCTNQESFNNLQFWINEIINKSPNSNNSTIVIIGNKCDLVNDIKIDPIKSKLFCDSKSITSFQNVSAKDSININEPFEILFKQIIEKGHSQTISPKLIKQRYENNNNKSCNIL from the coding sequence atgaaagaaaaaactacagcaacaacaacaacaacaacaataccaacaaGGAATGcagatgatgattatgaattaattaaagttttaatgTTGGGTGATTATAAAACTGGTAAAGGTTCAGTTTTAAGAAGATACCattataatgaatttgaattaggagtatcatcaattggtgttgattttgttatAAGAGATTATGGTATTGTAAATggtaaatattataaaattcaaatttggGATGCAAATAGTTGTGAAAGGTTTAGATCAATAACACAAGCCTATTATAGAGGTGCACATGGTTTTATGTTATTATATGATTGTACCAATCaagaatcatttaataatttacaattttggatcaatgaaattataaataaatcaccaaattcaaataattcaacaattgtTATCATTGGTAATAAATGTGATTTagttaatgatattaaaattgatccAATAAAATCTAAACTATTTTGtgattcaaaatcaataacTTCATTTCAAAATGTTTCTGCCAAAGATTCTATCAATATAAACGaaccatttgaaattttatttaaacaaataattgaaaaaggtCATTCACAAACAATTTCTCCAAAACTAATAAAACAAAGATatgaaaacaataataataaatcatgtaatattttataa
- a CDS encoding AhpC/TSA family protein translates to MTKLKVGNIAPDFEAKNYLGQTVTLKEFKEKSQPIVLYFYPKDNSPVCTKDSCEFRDKYQKFIEAGAEVIGVSSDGEDSHKSFVSKYSLPFTLLTDKHSKLAKLYGVNGILLPGRKTFIIDKHGIIAGIHDGLLSSTSHIDESLKIIEKLKSQI, encoded by the exons atgacaaaattaaaagttggaAATATTGCACCAGATTTTGAAGCTAAAAACTATTTAGGTCAAACAGTtacattaaaagaatttaaagaaaagagTCAACCAATcgttttatatttttatccaAAAGATAATAGTCCAGTATGTACAAAAG ATAGTTGTGAATTTAGAGATAAATATCAAAAGTTTATAGAAGCAGGCGCAGAAGTAATTGGAGTCAGTAGCGATGGCGAAGATAGTCATAAATCATTCGtttcaaaatattcattACCATTCACATTATTAACAGATAAACATAGTAAATTAGCCAAATTATATGGTGTCAATGGTATATTATTACCAGGTAGAAAAACatttataattgataaacaTGGTATTATAGCTGGTATTCATGATGGTTTACTCAGCTCAACTTCTCATATCGatgaatctttaaaaataattgaaaaattaaaatcacaaatctaa